The DNA region ATAAGCTAAGGTAGTCATGGATTAGAGAACTAAATTGCCAAATCGAGTTCAGTTCCAGGGCCACATTTAAAGGGGCTGTTGAACAAGTCCAGAAGATGGCAACCAGATGGCAGTGGATATGGTTCCCATAATATATGAGGAACCGTGGTCAGAGCTAGGGAGAAGAGAAGGCTAAGGTAGTGATAGGGGAGCTCTTACTAGCCAGCCGCCTTCTGAGCTCCCTTAGAGAGACTGTATGGTATAGTAACTAAGAGTTCAGAGTTAGACCTACATTCAAATTCCAACTCTACCACTTTCTGGCCAGTGTGACCTGAGACAAGTAACTTAAATTCTGACCTCACATTCTTCTTTTGTTATAAAATAGAAGTGATAATAGTACCACATATAGGATTCTTAGGATTAAATGACAGTGTTTGAAAAGCACTGCACAAAGTTTAGCATGCCTTAAAAGTGCTCATTCAATAAATACCGTATAGCATTAAAGATGATGATTCCTCTCGAGCTGAAATTAGAAAAATGAGCTGTTATGGAAAGGCAGATTCTGGCTCAGCACGTGGAAGAAATGCTGTTCCCGAATGTGTTCAGGTGAAGACTGAAAAACAGTCATATGTCAGAGATGCATGGATGGATTCTGCCATTTGGTAATAGTTCGTAATTAAGTTCCCTTTCCACTGTAAGACTCTTATAAGGCCGGCCCATATGAAAACTATGTTTTCCTAACATGGTTGTTTATGTTACAGAATTAAATCCAAAGAAGTTGGGCTATGAAATATCTTAGTTTGGTATAATGTGATTTTTATTGGCTTCTTCAGTTATACCATTTACAAATTGAGAGAACTTGCTAAGCATCAATGGTGTGAGTGATATTATTAGAATTAAATGCAAGTCATAGAGGCTTCTAGACGGTTTTCCGTCTACAGAGAGAAGCTAAGCAGATGTTAGGTATTAATTAACACCTTGAGAAAATTTAATTAGATCTTAAGAATACCATTTTAAAAaggccagttttttaaaaaatgcatcacAGGTGCTATTTAAGTTCCACCTAAAACAATTTGGAACAAATCTTCatagtattttcatttctctataatttatattttgcatTCTTCTAGAAATAATTTGAAGCAACAATTTAGATCATTATACTAGATaggtgaggaaagaaaaaagagctaAAAGGCCTTTCTACATTAGTTCAGGGAGCCAAATAATGTATCAGTATCTTCATATTAACTACTATTGCTCAAAAGGAAGTTATACAGAGAAAGAACCTCTGTACGTAGGGAAACAGAgtggaaaaagtgaaaaagaagagtAGCTTTATTTAGAAGCAAAAAACCTAGGTTTGTTTCTTGTGCTGCTGTTGGCCTGCTTTGTAACTTTTCGCAGTTCATTTAACCTTAGAAGACTCAGTTACCTCCTCTGTAAATCAGAGAATATAATCTTGCTTTGTCTTCCTTACATGGATGTTATAATACTTAAATGACCTAGTTTCTATGTGAAAGAACTTTGCAAACTAGAAAATATTATCcaaattttaattgttatttgTGACATGAAAATTGCATTCTGACCCAACACAAGAATTATTATGTTTAAGAAGGAAATCatgaacttattttaaaacaacCAAAGATTTGGGGGGCAAGATGTGGAGATGGGTGATATTTTCTTCAGAATCTCCTTGTTTTCCTTCTATAGCTGttttaaaacagtaagaaaaacacAACCCCTTCGAGGTCCTTTTACTCTAGCAAGAATCAATATAagtcttttaagaaaaaagtaaaatgttttcattagtAGTCCTTTCCAGTCTATATTTGGCATTCAGGCTGTAGCTAATTTTACTAGAGTATTTTACTTCCAGATAAGTCACACTCTAGTTAAAATTATATGAGCTGCTTAGAAATCATACTTTTGTAgagccaatttaaaaaaatttataaacacaCAGATAAGTTGAAAAAACAGAACAATGAACACCACTTTTATACCCTCACCTAGATTCACCGTCAGTCTCTTACCTTCTCCATCTTTATTGCTATATACATCGGCATGCAGACACACTTCCCTTTTTGCCAGATTATCCAAAGGTAGACCACAGCCATCAGAAATGTGCTGTTTTAATGATCATTTTATCTGCTGTTCAAATGCAGTGGAGCAACATGATTCTGATAAAGTTTATTCTGTAGTTGGTGCCATCTGTTAGTGCTTGTTATCCGAAGTCTTGAGTACATTTTACTGGAGGCAGAGATGCTCAGATTAAAGTTATCTTCTTAGTAATCCCTGTGTGGTGCCTCCTAAACTTGTAAGATCTATATGGTCACAAAAGGAATATTTGACTACTTACTGGTAAGTTTAAGACCCTAAAAACTAATGGCAGTACTTttcttaagtaaaaataaagtagaaaaataatacatattttttaaatgcctttgttGTTCTATAACAGGCTGAAATAGTCAAGTGTTATATTTTCAAGCAGtttggaaaaaggaaaaactcaaTGTTTTCAATGgaacatttgttaaaatttaaatatttcattggtTAGAAGGtttatttattgttataaatTGATGCTATCTGATGGAAAATATCCATCCATTGTAATCACTTAGTCTGGGTATGAGTACAACCATAAAAGCTGtatctggttgttttttttttgtttttttttttgcaggagaTTTTGATGAATTCATTCAAGACAATAATGACATTATATTGAAAAACATAGCAGAAGACCTTCGGAATTGCTTACCTCTAGAAACCATGCTTTCTTCAGAACATCTAGCCCTCCAAAAAGTAAATATGTTAAATTAATTTACTCTTAGTGCTACTTGAGGATTCTCCTATTCTCCCCTAACCCCATTAGCCTTTCCAGTCTAATCAGTCCTGAATTCTGCTTTTTCGTTTGGTGCTTCAATCATGTCCCCAATTCTTTTGAGTCTGTAACCTTCTGGCTCCCTAGTACCatccattcaacagatattttttgAGGGTGTCCTGTTTGCCAAGCActcaaccccacccccacccccaaaatcaAGGCACGACATTAATCTGTCCCCGCCTACATCATTGTCCTggttttctcttccctgttccaTTTCCGTGGCTTTTATCAAGGGTGAAGTTCACCCCTTTGTTTCCTTCTCCTACTTTAGCATTATACAATTTTTGCTTCTTCTATTCCTTTATTCCTAgaattctcacttttcttctccaGACAGCCCCCTCATTCAAGTACCTTCAAAGCCCAACTCTTATGGGATACATATGCTATGAATACTGTTTCCTAAAGCAAAACTAAGAATAATAATTTCTTCTTCCCCCACTAATCTGAAAGTAGCAGCGTTTGTGGTTTTTCAGCATGTAAATTCCTGAGCAGAGGTACTAAATCCTGTACATTTTTAGTAGTTCTGTGCACACTGTGAGCACTCAGTAAATCTTAGTAAACATCCAGTCATTTACAGGAGGAAAATAGTGGGTAGTATAAAAACAGAGCaatatttgtaatacagtttggaTGTTATTAATAAAACAATCTTAGCAGTCTCATGATATAAcacaatatataaagagagaaaaaagtattCATTGCATGTTAATGGTGGACCCACAATCCCCCATCCCAacagtttttctcttcctttgtttccttcTGGCCCTTGTATGTGTTCATacattttatatacttatatatgcgtgtgtgtgtatagatgtagatataattTTGTAGATTTCCAAGCAGATAGGTTGATTCTTTATTTAGTGTTAAAGTAGAAGGAATCAGACATATTTTTCTCTGTAGCTGCTTGCTATTATATCATGTACCACCAGTATTAATAAAGTGCTATTATTTGTAAGCATGGAGTTTTACTAACATTGTTATTATTTGAAAACTTTGCTTCTGGGCAAAGATTACTTGCTAAGTATTTTGATGGGTAAGTCACTGACATGTGGGACTCAGAAGACCTGATATTAGTTTCAGTTCTTCCCGTTCTTAACTAACTAGTGTCATTTCTTGGGAGAAATCTCTCTGGgtatcagtttctttatttgtaaaatatactACTTAGGATGGACAAGATGGTCTCAAAATACTCCTTTCAACTAAAATTTTAATCTATTTCTCATAGCCATGTTTTGCATCATGGCATGTCAAATAACAAGTTGCTAGTgtctgaaaaataaagcaaaagcagAGCAGAGTTGCTGACTTCCATAATCAAAACTTGTCTTCCTGGGCCTTGTCGTTGCTCTCAGAATTTTAGCATATGAACCACTGATGTTTTGccttatttagcaataaaaagagacttctttgtactttgtttcttttgatgtttttcttctctccaccAGATACAGCAGCAGCCAGAACCCACAGTTCACGTTGATGCATTCCTTTATGATGAAGACTTTATTGATTCATTATGTGAGGAAGGAAAACTGAGCAGATACTACTGTATGGTGTGCGGCTCACACCAGACGGCACCTTTAGGTGGGCACTCAAGCCTGCAAACCTGATGACTTCGTGTGTACTTTTCCTTACATGGCATgagtatgcagattttttttaatatctttaattatttaattatttatttatttatctttggctgcattgggtcttcgttgctgcacgtgggctttctctagttgcgtcgagtgggagctactctacattgcggtacgcgggcttctcattgtggtggcttctcttgttgcggagcacgggctctaggcatgtgggcttcagtagttgtggcacgcgggctcagtagttggggctcccgggcttatttgctctgtagcatgtgggatcttcctggaccaggactcgaacccatgtcccctgcattggcaggcggattcttaaccactgcgccaccagggaagtcccgagtatGCAGATTCTTGCCCAAGCATTCACTGTTTTTTGAAAGCAAAAGGACAACCTGCAGCCTAGCCATTACCAATTATTGCAGTCAGGGAAACTAAATAGAAACATCGTCCAGGGAGGCTAGGCCACTTCATGTCTCTCCCAGGGGGATATTTCTGCTTTTCACTGAGCATGTTTAATTGGAGGTGACTTTTCAGGTCCAGCAACTAGTCAGAGTGAATGAATACAGGGAAACTGACTCATACTTTATATACTCAAAAGAGATTCACATTTAACCATAGTGCTGATTTATTTACAATGAGAAATATAACTGCCAAGGGGGCTGAAAACGTTCTCCCCATAGAAACATCTACTTGAGAAGTCAGATAGTAATCAAATATTGTTGGATGGGCATGGATTCAGAGGACGGATATAGATAATCTTGACAGTCTATTCAGGCCATGATTTGACATCCTGGAGCATATTCGGTCTATAACCCAGAACAATTCTAGTGACAGTCTCCTGCATCTCTGTCCCTCAGATGCAGCACCTGTGTTTCAAATGGGAAACTAGACTGACTCCATGCTGCTaagatgttaactcttctgttaatatattttttgttcAAACTGGGTATTATTGGCTAGGCTGTTAATTTAAACATGCTATTTCAATCTCCCTGCTCACTTAGATTTAGAGGTGTTGCTTAGAGTGGGTAAGTAATATTGTGCTCGTATTACTGATCTTAGATAATATTATTCTCAAAAATTAACTACTACCAAATTTGTAGTATGTTGCTAATACAAATATATTGTACCTGTATTGTAGTTGGGGATTAAACTACCCTGGTTTACTGATTTAAGATTCTATTTTTAGATAGTACTTATTTCCATTTAAAGTAGTTCACAGAATAGAAAAGGACTTAGACAAGAACAGTagaggaagggacttccctggtggtgcagtggttaagaatccgcctgccaatgcagggaacacgggttcgatccttggtccggaaagatcccacatgccgcggagcagctaagcctgtgtgccacaactactgagcccgtgtgccacaactactgaagcccgtgtgcctagagcccgtgctccgcaacaagagaagccaccacagtgagaagcctgtgcaccacaacaaagagtagcccctgctcgacgcaactagagaaagcccactcacagcaacaaagacccaacgcagccaaaagaaaaagaacaatagagggaaaactaaaaagtgaATTGTAAATAACACCATATCAGATCTGATGTACAgaaatttacagaagagctatGTTTGACACAGAAAAATTTGGAGGTTAGGATGTATTTTCACATAAAAACCAGATTGTAAATAGTGTCTGGACACCCAGACCAGCCCAGATAGCTATAATGACTCTGAAAAAGCTATCACTGTGTGGGCCTCTTATTCCCTATATGAAAGGGGCTTGTCCAGCTACAAGACACTAACGATGACTCTGTAGCCCAGGGCAGGAGCACTAACGTGGCAAAGAGGATCGTGAGGATGAGAGGAAATAAGGACTATGGTGGTCAACCCCCCTCCACCCCATCACCTCCAGTGTTACTTCTGAGGCCTAGTcatcctttattttcttccaaggGATTAGCCTGcctgcttccgttttctttgccACCAGTCATTAGTTATGATCAAAGTTTCTCCCCTTCCTGACCATTATATCATGTAGCATACAGTAGAGAAAGTCTTTGGGTTACCTCCATATCAGAAAAAACAAGACTCAGGCTCTCCCAGGTATTTCATTACAGAAATAATGGAGTGAGAAGGTGGGCTAGGAGACTAGAAATTGTAGCAATTAAACTAAGGGAAATAACAGTTTAGGAGTGTCTTAACCTCCTTCCATACCACCCCTCTCCTGCACTCCAGAACACACTTTAGGTTGGTCAGGGCTGCCACATTGTTCCACTCCAGAGATGGTCATTCATTGGGTAGTTTACAGTCTATGCAGCAAGAGGTGGAAGCCCTGTGGTTGGCTCTGGGATAGGGTGAGAAAGCCGGATGGTATGGGAGTTAGGAAGCAGTTGCTGGGAACAGCAGgtcagagggagaagaggaaggggaaaacCCAGGACACCCTAAGCAGCAGCAGGAAGGAAATGAGGAGCATGGGGGTAGGGACAGGCAGCTGAGTAGCGGTTTTCTAGAGgcctttgatgatgatgatgataatgaatgATGAtgattttggccatgctgcacggcttgtaggatcttagttccctgaccagggatggaacccgtgccccctgcagtggaaccactggaccaccagggaattccctctagagGCCTTTTAAATGTCAGAGACTTCATATTTGTTCTTGTCTAATACAGCTCAGAGTGAATGAATACAAAATTATCAcattaattttttctaaataacCTCTGAATGGCTTTCATTGATTAAGAAAAGCATGAAATACACTTTACAGGTGAAAGAATTAGAAATACAGAATGGAATTGTTAATCCCCAAGCAGAATTTAATGTTTACTCTGTTCTAATTCTCCAGGGTTTATTTCTCATTCCTTCTCTCTCATGGAATTGAAGTTCATTTATCATCATGTACTCCCTGATCTGTCGGGAAAGGTCTTGGTTGACGTTGGCTCCAGGCTTGGCATCGTCCTTTACGGGGTAAAGTCCAGCTTGTGGACATACTCAACATTTGGAAATACTTTCTTCTCCTACTAGCATCAGTTTTGCCTGCCACCATCCAAGGTGACAGCTTGGCTTTATTTATTAGAGTAACAGaataatatggttaaaatagtgtATCGAATTTGGACTTTCAAAGGCCAGCTCTCTGATTTCCTTTACTAGTTTGACTCTGTGACACAAGTGAAGGAATATCAGCAAAACAGCAACAGGTGACCCTCATAACACTTTGCTATTCTGTCACTCACTTACTGCCCTTCTAACTCCATTTTCTGTACTGTGCTAAAATAGTATAGTATACTGAGTTTTGATAAGAGCTCTTATAAAACTGACAAATTTACTTGACCTGGGAAATTGCTTATGGCTATGAGCAAGTCCCTGAACACCTCTGTGCCTCAAGTTCCTGACCTGTAAGTGAGCAAACTAAATGATATCCAGGACACATCGTGCTCTAGTTTTCTGTGATCCAAAGTTTGAATGTAGACTTTTGTGTCTTCAAtgtggctttttttaaaaaattcaaatcatgagcatttttaatattcttaaatgGTTTTATCAAAAAACTGAAATGTGGTTTCTGGTTGTCATTAGCAGATGTGTTAAAACATGTGGCCAACAGCAGTAGATGTTCATGCCAGAAACAGGCCCTATCAGTTCCCAGCATCACTGCCTGCTCTAAACAGAAACAGTTAACTCTTTcatgcttcatttatttttcagtgttgACTTTTATTCTACAATTAGGAAAAATAGCCATAATAGAAAGTACAGTTTATCAGATGGCTTTGTTTGGAGAACATTAGAGATTATGCTTGTTTACCATATTTTGTCCattcttgttaatttttttatttgttagaaAAGTATATAGCTGAAATAACTGTGGCTATGCAGGTATTTGGCAGCATTAATGAATTTAAACATATTGTCATTTTCCTCTATAGTACCTCACTGATTCAGtcaacaaaaattttttgaatACTTACATATGCTCCATTGAACATATTCTAAAAATCCATGATgagctataaatataaatttagtttACACGTAAGTGTTAGTTGATGTATAATGGTCTTCAGAATATGATTTGACCTCTCCTTCCAGATTATTTTTTGTGATTACAACCAAAAATAGATACATAATAATATATAGTCAGTTCTTGATGATCCTTGTTAACTAATGGCCAGTATCTTTGGTGGATCGCCAGACACCAGGCTGACTTCTCAAAGTCAAACAGGACACACCTCCAGCCACCCTCCTCTTGTGTCAGATTGTGCATGAGTTTCCATTATATTTCCCACAGGTTAATGCCTTTCTTGTTTTCCCCTGATGTAACTTCCCAAGAAATTACAGAAGTAGGGTATTAAACAAAGAATCTATATGTGATCACTTTCCTCATTTCCAACTTTGTTGAATGCACAGTTTTATCAGGAAAAgtaaatcaatctttaaaaatatgattacttTTAAATAACGGAAATTAATAAACTACAATCAAGGTCTCGATGAGTAAGAGTCTAAGTTCTTAAAAGTTgttttacataaattataaaatgttatttatctttcctttttatctttatttttactttattgaattctatttttaaaaatttgatttttaggggcttccctggtggtccagtggttaagacttcgccttccagtgcagggggtgcgggttagatccctggttggggagctaagatcccacaggccttgcggccaaaaaccaaaacataaaacagaagcaatattgtaacaaattcaataaagactttaaaaaaaaaaaagtttgacttttaaaatttcaagtagaaataaacccacaactAGAAGTTAATTCTTTTGCATCATAATGTATCTTCATATTTTAGGGTTATCTTTACAGTTCAGCATCACAACTGTATGGAGTAGAATTGAATGGAGACTTTTGCCAGTTGCAGGAAATGGTCATAAAAAAGTACCAGTTCATTGACAGAATAAAGGTactcttttaaatgtttattctgtTATCCACCGTATAGCATAGTTTAGCCAAATTTCTTCCGCATTGGAGTTGGAAACTCTTTTTGAATCTATTCTTGATTGCTGTTGTGTAGAAACAGATTGAgttaacttaatattttaaaacactgataataaagatgaattattatcaatatgttccactcacatttttctcttcctcccaaattttattagaaagtagaattttttcttaattttcttcataTCAACTATAGTTTTGGTAGCAGTAATTTTGAATCTCTTGATGTTGGTCAGAAGTGTATTTAATTAAACTCTGAATTTTGAAAGTAAACAAAAAGGTTAAGTAATGCTcacagtttttatctttttataagcTTTCAATAGGAATTGTGGGTGCCACA from Eschrichtius robustus isolate mEscRob2 chromosome 1, mEscRob2.pri, whole genome shotgun sequence includes:
- the LOC137757605 gene encoding uncharacterized protein isoform X1 gives rise to the protein MEFRSARQAVLQLLRTVAPADLPALLQWMRTTRDFDEFIQDNNDIILKNIAEDLRNCLPLETMLSSEHLALQKIQQQPEPTVHVDAFLYDEDFIDSLCEEGKLSRYYCMVCGSHQTAPLGFISHSFSLMELKFIYHHVLPDLSGKVLVDVGSRLGIVLYGGYLYSSASQLYGVELNGDFCQLQEMVIKKYQFIDRIKVLHADICTQGSLLQNADVIIMNNVFEYFLNEAEQARAWEYISHNVRKQGSLLVTVPSLEDSLSGLQVNIQLSPWVEEVPLNYDVYPEKDIDREALEQIHLYKIL